A genomic stretch from Pseudomonadota bacterium includes:
- a CDS encoding acyltransferase family protein, with the protein MKRDIAIDYLRSSVIVLVVAHHAALAYNTFSHYDPGHYMKSTAPVVDTIRWMPLDWLVGWNDMFFMSLMFLVSGLFVAPSIERKGVGHFLADRTKRLGIPFVIAVTLLSPLAYYPSWLSSDAVNQGGFLRRFFTAGDWSGGPAWFIWVLLAFCGVVAVAYQLIPNLMKKLSWSAASARSLVVMFLTVSLLTTVPLRLFILPTAWSRLAGPLVFQTWKLLLYFAWFLLGVALGGANLELSLSRHNLRPWPLWLVLGGLTYVVHGLLELSGACFVNTPVWVANVILATVYSFCCTFTGLAALGMARSFFRTARPLADNFTENAYGIYIFHYGFVTWIQFYLLTKSLPAALKFLITFSVALTASWFLTAMLRKTVAGKVL; encoded by the coding sequence TTGAAGCGTGATATTGCCATCGACTACTTGCGGAGCAGCGTAATTGTGTTGGTAGTCGCACATCACGCTGCACTGGCATACAACACTTTCAGTCATTACGACCCGGGGCATTACATGAAATCCACCGCACCGGTCGTCGATACGATCCGCTGGATGCCCCTCGACTGGCTTGTGGGATGGAATGATATGTTCTTCATGTCCCTCATGTTCCTCGTATCCGGCCTATTCGTTGCACCGTCCATTGAGCGGAAGGGGGTCGGTCACTTTTTGGCCGACCGGACAAAACGCCTTGGAATCCCATTCGTCATCGCTGTTACGTTGCTCAGTCCGCTGGCGTACTACCCATCCTGGCTCTCAAGTGACGCAGTCAACCAGGGTGGCTTTTTGCGTCGTTTCTTCACCGCCGGCGACTGGTCAGGGGGGCCGGCCTGGTTCATCTGGGTTTTGCTTGCCTTCTGTGGTGTTGTCGCTGTCGCCTATCAATTGATTCCGAATCTCATGAAGAAATTGTCCTGGTCTGCCGCATCGGCTCGGAGTCTGGTTGTCATGTTCCTTACAGTGAGCCTGCTGACAACCGTTCCCCTGCGCCTGTTCATTTTGCCCACCGCCTGGTCCCGGTTGGCGGGACCGTTGGTTTTTCAGACCTGGAAACTCTTATTATATTTCGCTTGGTTCCTGCTGGGCGTCGCGCTCGGAGGTGCAAACCTGGAGCTCTCATTGTCACGTCACAATCTGAGGCCGTGGCCGCTTTGGCTTGTCTTGGGAGGTTTAACCTATGTGGTACACGGTCTGCTGGAATTGAGTGGGGCATGTTTTGTGAACACACCGGTATGGGTGGCAAATGTCATCCTGGCGACAGTCTATTCTTTCTGTTGCACCTTTACAGGCCTTGCCGCATTGGGTATGGCCCGTTCTTTCTTTCGAACTGCCCGGCCTCTGGCGGACAACTTCACAGAGAACGCGTACGGCATCTATATCTTTCACTACGGCTTTGTGACTTGGATTCAATTCTACCTGCTCACGAAGTCATTGCCGGCAGCTCTCAAATTCCTGATCACCTTCTCCGTTGCCTTAACGGCGAGTTGGTTCCTGACGGCTATGTTGCGCAAGACAGTGGCAGGAAAAGTTCTTTGA
- a CDS encoding cytoplasmic protein: MAKHSHSFVETFDGFSGYGLDRQSNENTVQLYLQKFSDDQLMKTVLKRMTDDDLTEVFEITSKMLKRYLTEPEYHQLFLKEEER, encoded by the coding sequence ATGGCAAAGCACTCCCATAGTTTTGTAGAAACGTTTGACGGTTTTTCGGGGTATGGTCTGGACAGGCAATCCAATGAGAATACAGTGCAACTGTACCTACAGAAATTTTCGGATGACCAGTTGATGAAAACAGTTCTGAAACGGATGACCGATGACGATTTAACCGAGGTATTTGAGATTACAAGTAAAATGCTGAAAAGATATCTGACTGAGCCTGAATACCATCAATTGTTTCTCAAAGAGGAAGAACGATGA